Below is a window of Gemmatimonadota bacterium DNA.
CGCCACCATACAACACGCGGAATCCCTCGGCATCAACCTGCTCGACACGGCCAACGGGTACGGCGCCGGCCATAGCGAAAGGATCATCGGCCGGGCGCTCAGGGGCAGGCGGGACCGCTACGTGGTCGCCACCAAGGTCGCGCCGAGATCCGACGACCCGGAGGAGCCGCTGCAGCGGTACATCGCGAGGAACTGCGATGGAAGCCTGGAAAGACTGCGGACCGAATACATCGACATCTACCAGTTGCACGGCGAACCGGACGAGGCCGGCATGCCGGCGATCGTGGAGGCGTTAACGCGGCTGGTCGAAGCGGGTAAGATACGATGTTTCGGCATCTCGACTTACGAAACGGATGTCATGAGGGCCCTGATGGCGCTGGGCGATCTTTCGATGGCCCAGATCGGCTACAGCATCGTTAATCCGGTGGGACAGCCGGGGCTGAAGTTCGCGAAAGCACATAACCTGGGGACGCTCATCCGCGTGCCGCTCGCCCAGGGTGCGCTGACCGGTAAGTATTACAACTCATTGTCCGGGCTCGATCCACAGGACCGCCGGCACGAGCGTTTCGACAATCCACGGATACGGGCCGCACTGAAGAAACTGTCGGCGCTTTCCTTCCTGGTGGAAGGCGGAAAGCGCACCATGGTGCAGGCGGCGCTCAGGTTCGTGCTGGACACGCCAGGCGTGACCTCGGTGATACCCGGCGCCAAAAACCGGGCGCAGCTGGAAGAGAACGCGGGAGCGGACAGCGTACCCCCGTTGACTGCCAACGAACGGAAACGGGCGCTGGCCATTGGCGGGAAAGCGAACTGGCCGCTGCCGCCCTACACGAGCTGGACGTGATGGGCTTCAACACACATTTAACAAAATGATATACGGACTCAGGAAAATCGGAGGAAATCAATGCGGTGCTTGACGTTATGCCTTCTGCTCCTCTTCACCTCCGGATGCGGGCGGGTGTTTCTGGGCGACACCCAGAAAGTGGAGATCAACGTGACCCCCGCGGACGCACGGATCAAGATCCCGGACCGCATCGACCGGGACACGAATCCGTTCACGATCGAACTTCCCCGGAACGAGTCCCACCTGGTGGAAATCACCAAGCCGGGCTACGAGACGAAGTGGATCGTCCTGCAGAAGGTCAAGCTGCCCTCGGTAATCGTCGCCGACATCCTGCTCACCCTCGGCATCGGTCTCTTCATCGACATCTACTGGGGGACCTGGGAAGGACTCAAACCTTCGAGGCTGGACGTTACGCTGGAACCCGAAAGCGCGGAGGGCGGCCCCGTCAACGTCCCGCTGAACCTGGCCGAGTCTACCCTGACCGTGCAGGACGGGACCGTCCGGATCAAGGTGCACGCCCTCAAGTGATCTGGATCAGCCGGGCACCACGCGGACTATGATTTCGACCGCACCGCCCGGTATCTCAGGAACAACTCCTGGCCGACCCGCCGGGACTCTATCAGCCTGAGCTTGCGGAATCGATCGCTGGCAAAGCCCTTGCCGTCCGCCGCCGTTGGAGCGGTGCTGCCGCCGATCACGACGGGACACAGGGTCAGGTACACCTCGTCCACCAGCCCGGCCTCCCAGAAGGCCATGTTGACCTCGCCTCCGCCTTCGACGAGCAACCGTTCAATACCGCGGTCGGCCAGCATCCGGCAGAATGCTTGAAGATCGACGGTGGTCCGGCCCACCCGGATCACTTCGGCCAGATCCCGAAACGGCAGCACCTGTTCGTCTTTCGCCTGCTGCGTCGTCGCGATGATCCGTTCGACCTGGTCGTCTTTCCAGAATCTACCTTCGCGTGGCAACCGCATGGACCGGGACAGGATCACCGAGACCGGATGGGGCGATTTGCCCTTGCGCCTGCGTTCCTCCCGCCGCCGGGCCGACGTGATCCTGACCGGCGGATCTTCCGCGCGGAGCGTGCCGGCGCCGATGAGCACGGCATCGGCGTCCGCCCTGATCTCGTCCATCAACCCGCGGTCGATTCTGCTCGTGAAACGAACCGGATCGCGTTGCTCCGTGGATAACTTGCCGTCCAGGCTCAAGGCGTAATTCAGCAGGATGTACGGTCGTCTGTCGGACTTCATTG
It encodes the following:
- a CDS encoding aldo/keto reductase is translated as MEYRVLGKTGIEVSSVGLGCWPMAGMAGGANWSGIDDEESIATIQHAESLGINLLDTANGYGAGHSERIIGRALRGRRDRYVVATKVAPRSDDPEEPLQRYIARNCDGSLERLRTEYIDIYQLHGEPDEAGMPAIVEALTRLVEAGKIRCFGISTYETDVMRALMALGDLSMAQIGYSIVNPVGQPGLKFAKAHNLGTLIRVPLAQGALTGKYYNSLSGLDPQDRRHERFDNPRIRAALKKLSALSFLVEGGKRTMVQAALRFVLDTPGVTSVIPGAKNRAQLEENAGADSVPPLTANERKRALAIGGKANWPLPPYTSWT
- a CDS encoding 2,5-diamino-6-(ribosylamino)-4(3H)-pyrimidinone 5'-phosphate reductase, coding for MKSDRRPYILLNYALSLDGKLSTEQRDPVRFTSRIDRGLMDEIRADADAVLIGAGTLRAEDPPVRITSARRREERRRKGKSPHPVSVILSRSMRLPREGRFWKDDQVERIIATTQQAKDEQVLPFRDLAEVIRVGRTTVDLQAFCRMLADRGIERLLVEGGGEVNMAFWEAGLVDEVYLTLCPVVIGGSTAPTAADGKGFASDRFRKLRLIESRRVGQELFLRYRAVRSKS